From a region of the Candidatus Zixiibacteriota bacterium genome:
- a CDS encoding phenylacetate--CoA ligase family protein, translated as MIAASAAARLICLGKSIADRRYRRLSDETRWGAGQCECYRRLESTQWWSRDQLAAYQWARITELLRSAYSHTVFYKRRFDELGARPEDIRSFADFRQLPPMTKSDVRRYRREITSDQFSVSSLIETRTGGSTGAPLVVYKSPAAEQMRVAVSWRSRAWAGIDFRARKCIIEIHHAAERGERGWYIDPRSRTLLLSAGRLDYDRLRRYAEICRLFKPEMLVGSIGFIRVLGKFLEENRPAQLPFRGIFVVGETVSPGDRANVHRQFGCELFDAYGMRENAVSASECAAHSLHINSELTYVEFEKGDHGGIIGTNLHNFAFPLIRYQTEDMGRLVDGLCECGRQHPRMMIEGGRTRDYLRTREGYVFVSWHLAQFIDKNMGVEALQLYQPDLDHVIVRIVRGNTFSARDEVALLGSLTQLAGDLLAFSVAYVDEIERTPLGKHLFVKSELAEDTDALRR; from the coding sequence ATCGCCGCATCCGCCGCCGCGCGCCTGATCTGCCTCGGCAAGTCGATTGCCGATCGGCGTTATCGCCGGTTGAGCGATGAGACCCGCTGGGGCGCCGGTCAATGTGAATGCTATCGCCGGCTGGAGTCTACGCAGTGGTGGAGCCGCGACCAACTTGCGGCCTACCAATGGGCGCGGATTACCGAACTCCTGCGCAGCGCCTACAGCCATACCGTCTTCTACAAACGCCGCTTTGACGAACTTGGCGCGAGGCCGGAGGACATTCGATCGTTCGCCGACTTTCGGCAATTGCCACCGATGACGAAGTCCGATGTGCGGCGCTATCGCCGCGAAATCACCAGTGACCAGTTCTCGGTTTCCAGCCTGATCGAAACGCGTACCGGCGGTTCGACCGGCGCGCCGCTCGTTGTCTACAAAAGCCCGGCGGCCGAGCAGATGCGCGTGGCGGTGTCGTGGCGCTCACGCGCCTGGGCGGGGATCGACTTTCGGGCGCGCAAGTGCATCATCGAAATTCATCATGCCGCCGAACGCGGAGAGCGGGGCTGGTACATCGATCCGCGCAGCCGCACACTGTTGCTTTCCGCCGGACGGCTTGATTACGACCGGTTGCGGCGCTATGCAGAGATTTGCCGGCTGTTCAAACCGGAGATGCTGGTCGGCTCGATCGGCTTCATACGGGTGCTGGGGAAGTTCCTTGAAGAAAATCGCCCAGCCCAATTGCCGTTTCGCGGGATCTTTGTCGTCGGAGAAACGGTAAGCCCGGGCGATCGTGCCAATGTCCATCGCCAATTCGGCTGCGAGTTGTTTGATGCTTACGGCATGCGGGAAAATGCCGTGTCCGCGAGTGAGTGCGCCGCCCACAGTTTGCACATCAACTCCGAGCTCACCTACGTGGAATTTGAAAAGGGCGACCATGGCGGCATTATCGGCACCAACCTGCACAACTTCGCCTTCCCGCTCATCCGTTATCAGACCGAAGACATGGGACGACTGGTGGACGGTCTGTGCGAGTGTGGGCGCCAACATCCGCGGATGATGATCGAAGGCGGCCGCACCCGGGATTATCTGCGCACCCGCGAGGGCTACGTCTTCGTCTCGTGGCACCTGGCGCAATTCATTGACAAAAACATGGGAGTGGAGGCGCTGCAGTTGTACCAGCCGGATCTCGATCATGTAATCGTACGCATTGTGCGCGGCAACACTTTCAGCGCTCGGGACGAGGTCGCGTTGCTCGGCTCGTTGACGCAACTGGCGGGTGATCTGCTCGCGTTTTCGGTCGCGTACGTCGATGAGATTGAGCGCACGCCGCTCGGCAAGCACCTGTTCGTCAAATCGGAACTCGCTGAGGACACCGACGCGCTGCGCAGATAG